One stretch of Pararhizobium qamdonense DNA includes these proteins:
- a CDS encoding carbohydrate kinase family protein, with product MRPLAVIGNVNVDLILGPAEPWPKAGTEIIVDHDELRVGGSAGNAALAWAALGIDFDIAANTGTDEFGRWLREAFGGRAEKWPVRPEGTTLSVGITHPDGERTFFTTRGHLPRLSLDCVLSALDGARLSGGYVLLCGSFLTDDLTADYAALFDWADTHGITLALDTGWPLDGWTEKNRQATLGWLSRCGCALLNEVESTTLSGLADATEAACELKRHMRKDAIVVIKRGPDGALAIGSDGTPVSAAAPRVEVVDTIGAGDVFNAAFLAALAGGRALQDCLQAGTAVASRAISTLPRSYGGPVVTATGETAS from the coding sequence ATGCGTCCGCTTGCCGTGATCGGAAACGTCAATGTCGACCTGATCCTTGGACCGGCGGAGCCCTGGCCGAAGGCGGGGACCGAGATCATCGTCGATCATGATGAATTGCGGGTGGGCGGTTCGGCCGGAAATGCGGCCCTTGCCTGGGCGGCGCTCGGCATCGATTTCGATATTGCCGCCAATACCGGCACCGACGAGTTCGGCCGCTGGCTGCGCGAGGCCTTTGGAGGCCGGGCGGAAAAATGGCCGGTGCGGCCGGAAGGAACGACGCTGTCGGTCGGCATCACCCATCCGGACGGCGAGCGGACATTCTTCACCACACGCGGACATCTGCCCCGGCTTTCGCTGGACTGCGTTCTGTCAGCCCTCGACGGCGCCCGCCTCTCCGGCGGCTACGTGCTGCTCTGCGGCTCGTTCCTCACCGACGATCTGACGGCGGATTATGCGGCGCTTTTCGACTGGGCCGACACGCATGGCATCACGCTTGCGCTCGATACTGGCTGGCCGCTCGACGGCTGGACGGAAAAAAACCGGCAGGCGACGCTGGGCTGGCTTTCCCGGTGTGGCTGCGCGCTGCTGAACGAGGTGGAATCAACGACGCTTTCGGGCCTCGCCGACGCCACGGAAGCCGCCTGCGAGCTCAAGCGCCATATGCGCAAGGATGCGATTGTCGTCATCAAGCGCGGCCCGGACGGGGCGCTTGCCATCGGTTCCGATGGCACGCCGGTGTCTGCGGCCGCCCCGCGCGTCGAGGTCGTCGATACGATCGGTGCCGGCGATGTCTTCAACGCGGCTTTCCTTGCGGCACTGGCCGGGGGGCGGGCGCTTCAGGATTGTCTGCAGGCGGGCACGGCAGTCGCCTCCCGCGCCATTTCCACGCTTCCCCGCAGCTATGGCGGACCTGTTGTGACTGCTACCGGAGAGACCGCATCATGA
- a CDS encoding ABC transporter ATP-binding protein, which translates to MSALEIENIRKTYGAIETLKGIDISLESGEFLVLLGSSGCGKSTLLNIIAGLAEASGGDIRIGGRSILGVHPKDRDIAMVFQSYALYPNLSVHRNIGFGLEMRKVPVAEREKAVQETARLLQIENLLDRKPGQLSGGQRQRVAIGRALVRKPQVFLFDEPLSNLDAKLRMETRTELKRLHQMLGTTIVYVTHDQIEAMTLATRIAVMRNGRIEQLGTPEEVYDRPATLYVAGFVGSPPMNVLDGVITGEGVQLDGSGATIALPARLKNAVPAGRRVKLGVRPEALRLATNEADSKALEVAIEVIELTGPELVVTGRVSGQRVTACLPPRTRLTVGMQQAFGFDEDALHLFDAQTELALG; encoded by the coding sequence ATGAGCGCGCTCGAAATCGAGAATATCCGCAAGACCTATGGCGCGATCGAAACCCTGAAAGGCATCGACATCTCGCTGGAAAGCGGCGAGTTCCTTGTCCTGCTGGGATCATCGGGATGCGGCAAGTCGACCCTGCTCAACATCATTGCGGGTCTCGCCGAAGCATCGGGCGGCGATATCCGGATCGGCGGGCGCTCGATCCTCGGCGTCCATCCGAAGGACCGCGACATTGCCATGGTGTTCCAGTCCTACGCGCTTTATCCGAACCTGTCGGTGCATCGCAACATCGGCTTCGGTCTGGAAATGCGCAAGGTGCCTGTGGCGGAGCGGGAAAAGGCCGTGCAGGAGACGGCGAGACTGCTGCAGATCGAGAACTTGCTGGATCGCAAACCCGGCCAGCTTTCCGGCGGCCAGCGGCAGCGCGTGGCGATCGGCCGGGCGCTGGTGCGCAAGCCGCAGGTCTTCCTGTTCGACGAACCGCTCTCCAATCTCGATGCCAAGCTGCGCATGGAGACACGCACCGAGCTGAAGCGGCTGCACCAGATGCTGGGGACCACCATCGTTTACGTCACCCATGACCAGATCGAGGCGATGACGCTGGCAACACGCATCGCCGTCATGCGCAATGGCAGGATCGAGCAACTCGGCACCCCGGAAGAGGTCTATGACCGTCCGGCCACGCTCTATGTCGCCGGTTTCGTCGGCTCGCCGCCGATGAACGTGCTGGATGGCGTGATCACGGGCGAGGGCGTTCAGTTGGACGGATCGGGCGCCACGATCGCGCTGCCGGCACGGCTGAAGAATGCCGTACCCGCAGGACGGCGGGTCAAGCTCGGCGTGCGCCCGGAAGCGCTGCGGCTGGCCACCAACGAAGCGGACAGTAAGGCCCTTGAGGTCGCCATCGAAGTCATCGAGCTGACGGGACCGGAGCTGGTCGTCACCGGCCGGGTCAGCGGGCAGCGGGTGACCGCCTGCCTTCCGCCCCGCACCAGGCTGACGGTGGGAATGCAGCAGGCTTTCGGTTTTGACGAGGATGCGCTGCATCTCTTCGATGCGCAAACGGAACTGGCGCTCGGCTGA
- a CDS encoding glycosyltransferase family 4 protein produces MKIAFYSPLKSPNHPVPSGDRLMARLLMAALVKAGHTVEIASEVRAFLPDTAADAIAARSVVAQAERARLSALWREHGAPDLWFCYHPYYKAPDLIGPALAREFGLGYVTAEASYSNRRNTGLWQQMQQHVLDAVGQASVNICLTRRDSDGLAAAAPVARLAMLPPFLDPALFLERSPQPQPGRLITVAMMRSGDKMDSYAMLAQALSRLTHLPWQLSVAGDGPRAADVHSLFAGFDEGRIIWHGEQTATEIASLLSSAALYVWPGCGEAYGLAYLEAQAAGLPVVAQEIAGVPEVVMQGRTGLLTPPGDIDAYAQAIGLLLTDGAERTALAEAARTFAGEERSLGTAASRLGVILDDYVQQVR; encoded by the coding sequence ATGAAGATCGCTTTCTACAGTCCGCTCAAATCCCCCAACCATCCCGTTCCCTCCGGCGACCGGCTGATGGCACGTTTGCTGATGGCGGCCTTGGTGAAGGCCGGGCACACGGTGGAGATCGCCTCTGAGGTGCGGGCGTTCCTGCCGGATACTGCGGCGGACGCGATTGCTGCCCGCTCAGTGGTCGCGCAGGCGGAGCGGGCACGGCTTTCGGCGCTTTGGCGCGAACACGGCGCACCCGATCTCTGGTTCTGCTACCATCCCTATTACAAGGCGCCCGATCTGATCGGCCCGGCGCTGGCGCGGGAATTCGGGCTTGGCTATGTGACGGCCGAGGCGTCCTATTCCAACAGGCGCAACACAGGGCTTTGGCAGCAGATGCAGCAGCATGTGCTGGATGCCGTCGGGCAGGCATCGGTGAATATCTGCCTGACGCGCCGCGACAGCGACGGGCTTGCGGCTGCCGCACCCGTCGCGCGCCTGGCCATGCTGCCGCCGTTTCTCGACCCGGCGCTGTTTCTCGAACGATCGCCACAGCCGCAACCTGGCCGTTTGATCACCGTGGCGATGATGCGGTCCGGTGACAAGATGGACAGTTACGCGATGCTGGCGCAAGCCCTGTCACGGCTGACGCATTTGCCCTGGCAATTGTCCGTCGCCGGCGATGGACCGCGTGCCGCAGACGTGCATTCGCTGTTTGCCGGGTTTGATGAGGGCAGGATCATCTGGCACGGCGAACAGACGGCGACAGAGATTGCCAGCCTGTTGTCGTCTGCCGCGCTCTATGTCTGGCCGGGATGCGGCGAGGCCTATGGTCTGGCCTATCTGGAAGCGCAGGCCGCCGGTCTGCCCGTTGTCGCGCAAGAGATTGCCGGTGTGCCTGAGGTGGTGATGCAGGGGCGGACAGGGTTGCTGACACCGCCGGGTGATATCGATGCCTATGCGCAGGCGATCGGACTTCTGTTGACGGACGGTGCCGAGCGGACCGCGCTTGCAGAGGCGGCCAGGACCTTCGCTGGCGAAGAGCGTTCGCTGGGCACGGCGGCGTCCCGGCTCGGCGTTATTCTCGATGATTATGTGCAGCAGGTGCGATGA
- a CDS encoding polysaccharide deacetylase family protein, with protein MMNELEAVLAGELDRWQQAGKVAQFWLRDDDAIEPTAALDRLLHVSGTFSVPLTLAVIPAHPGEALAGRLQGEPSCSVAVHGWSHRNHATPVEKKQELGRHRLAEMVLAELSQGFDRLSALHGSRFVPMLIPPWNRIDAGLIAQLPGLGYRALSVFGPEKPAALPLINTHVDVMDWHGTRGGRDPRTLALEIAARMRVMFDHGGTMGLLTHHLVHDEAVWDFMTALFQVTANHPACRWTPVADILREQRASTG; from the coding sequence ATGATGAATGAACTCGAAGCCGTTCTTGCCGGCGAACTCGACCGCTGGCAGCAGGCGGGAAAAGTCGCGCAGTTCTGGCTGCGGGATGACGACGCGATCGAGCCGACGGCGGCGCTCGACCGGTTGCTGCATGTCTCCGGCACCTTTTCCGTGCCCCTGACGCTCGCCGTCATTCCCGCGCATCCGGGCGAGGCACTTGCCGGTCGGCTGCAGGGGGAGCCATCCTGTTCCGTTGCCGTCCACGGCTGGTCGCACCGCAACCATGCGACCCCGGTGGAAAAGAAGCAGGAGCTTGGCCGCCATCGGCTGGCGGAAATGGTGCTTGCGGAATTGAGCCAGGGCTTTGACCGGCTCTCCGCCCTTCATGGCAGCCGGTTCGTGCCGATGCTCATCCCGCCTTGGAACCGGATCGACGCGGGCCTCATTGCGCAGCTGCCCGGCTTGGGCTACCGGGCGCTCTCGGTGTTCGGCCCGGAAAAACCGGCCGCCTTGCCTTTGATCAACACGCATGTGGATGTGATGGACTGGCACGGAACGCGCGGCGGGCGCGATCCCCGGACGCTGGCTCTGGAAATCGCCGCGCGCATGCGGGTGATGTTCGATCACGGCGGGACAATGGGGCTCTTGACCCACCACCTGGTTCATGACGAGGCCGTGTGGGATTTCATGACGGCGCTGTTTCAGGTGACGGCGAACCATCCCGCCTGCCGCTGGACGCCGGTTGCGGATATTCTGCGGGAACAGCGCGCATCAACGGGATAG
- a CDS encoding MBL fold metallo-hydrolase, whose translation MNENVFRVRLWGVRGSLPVSGTEFQTYGGNTICIEMQCGPHRLLFDAGSGLMPAGQALKSEGISDFNLFFTHCHYDHIVGLPYLPALFDPHASVTLWSGHLAGRMSTRQMIGEFMRPPWFPVEPDICRASINCRDFRSGDTLVPYPGVTIRTGSLNHPGGAIGYRVEWNGRVAVLVTDTEHKPGTLDPAVLDLIDGADLFLYDCMYTDDEMQRHVGYGHSSWQQAIRLAKTAKAKQVAFIHHSPLRTDSELDEIQRLAGREFNGAITARDGQVIDL comes from the coding sequence GTGAACGAAAACGTGTTTCGGGTGCGGTTATGGGGAGTGCGGGGCAGCCTCCCGGTCTCAGGGACCGAATTCCAGACCTATGGCGGCAACACCATCTGCATCGAGATGCAATGCGGTCCTCACCGGCTATTGTTCGATGCCGGCTCCGGCCTGATGCCCGCCGGCCAGGCGTTGAAGTCCGAAGGCATTTCCGATTTCAACCTGTTTTTCACCCACTGCCATTACGACCATATCGTCGGCCTGCCCTATCTGCCGGCGCTGTTTGATCCACATGCCTCGGTCACGCTCTGGTCGGGGCATCTGGCCGGACGCATGTCCACCCGCCAGATGATCGGCGAGTTCATGCGGCCGCCATGGTTTCCGGTCGAGCCGGATATCTGCCGGGCCTCGATCAACTGCCGCGACTTCCGCTCCGGCGATACGCTGGTTCCCTATCCCGGCGTGACGATCCGCACCGGCAGCCTCAACCATCCCGGCGGCGCCATAGGCTACCGCGTCGAATGGAACGGCCGCGTCGCAGTGCTGGTCACCGATACCGAACACAAGCCCGGCACGCTCGACCCCGCCGTGCTGGACCTCATCGATGGCGCCGATCTCTTCCTCTACGACTGCATGTATACTGATGACGAGATGCAACGCCATGTCGGCTATGGCCACTCCTCCTGGCAGCAGGCCATCCGGCTCGCCAAGACGGCAAAAGCCAAACAGGTCGCCTTCATCCATCATTCGCCTTTGCGCACAGACAGCGAGCTCGATGAGATCCAACGGCTTGCCGGCCGCGAATTCAACGGCGCCATCACCGCCCGCGACGGCCAGGTGATCGATCTCTGA
- a CDS encoding metallophosphoesterase family protein yields the protein MPPATHPRIAIVADAHFHDLYADYGFPGIVQDGRRLTFRLLADTARSTRVFNESYFALHHTLADIAGRGIRHVVLLGDYSDDGQVETVRGVKRVLDDYAARFGMRFYATTGNHDIFGADGRHRAKRFLNADGSYSVLSSDPHLRDRGAHAVITSGDMYCKGYPDGLNDMADFGFFPQPGDLHWETPFGTKGDPAERIYEVRSPDGQTARRLMDASYLVEPSPGVWLLMIDANVFVPVDGVTPGEDGDFADSTSAGWNAMLVHKRFVLDWMADVAGRARLKGKCLLAFSHYPVLDPLDATVEDEVALLGLTGMAQRIPHDHVARALIDAGIDMHFSGHLHVNDTAQYRSGERFLTNIAMPSLVAFPGAYKVLDIGEETFRIETVGIEAMPLADDLRQAYRLEVLPSRLEAGGMLDAGDYGGFLFEHIGHLVGRRYLKREWPKEIAALIRSLDLADLAILALIAEPVAAGDAMAAIAAVRDDKGLQQRLVARLTKAETGALHGISALNFLADWYRLRMGSELALGWIGADKIAAYQAVAHLFADRGGDQPGAVQAQFALIFRMLTNYMTGLPSGNFSISRTNGAIEADRSAL from the coding sequence ATGCCGCCCGCAACGCATCCGCGCATCGCCATTGTCGCCGACGCGCATTTTCACGATCTCTACGCAGATTACGGCTTTCCCGGCATCGTTCAGGATGGCCGGCGGCTGACCTTCCGGCTGCTTGCCGACACCGCCCGCTCGACCCGTGTTTTCAACGAAAGCTATTTCGCGCTCCACCATACGCTTGCCGATATTGCCGGGCGTGGAATTCGCCATGTCGTGCTGCTCGGTGATTATTCCGATGACGGGCAGGTGGAGACGGTGCGCGGCGTGAAGCGGGTGCTTGACGATTATGCGGCACGCTTCGGCATGCGCTTTTACGCAACCACCGGCAATCACGATATTTTCGGCGCCGATGGCCGCCACCGCGCCAAGCGGTTTCTCAATGCGGATGGCAGCTACAGCGTTCTCAGCAGCGACCCGCATCTGCGCGACCGGGGCGCGCATGCGGTGATCACAAGCGGCGATATGTATTGCAAGGGCTATCCCGACGGCCTCAACGACATGGCGGATTTCGGCTTTTTCCCGCAGCCCGGCGATCTTCATTGGGAAACGCCGTTCGGGACCAAGGGCGATCCGGCCGAGCGGATCTATGAGGTTCGTTCGCCGGACGGACAGACGGCGCGCCGGCTGATGGATGCATCCTATCTGGTCGAGCCTTCTCCCGGCGTCTGGCTGCTGATGATCGACGCCAATGTCTTCGTGCCTGTCGATGGTGTAACGCCGGGCGAGGACGGTGACTTTGCCGACAGCACCAGCGCCGGCTGGAACGCGATGCTGGTTCACAAGCGGTTCGTTCTAGACTGGATGGCGGATGTCGCGGGGCGAGCGCGGCTTAAGGGCAAGTGCCTGCTGGCATTTTCGCACTATCCCGTTCTCGATCCGCTCGATGCGACCGTCGAGGACGAGGTGGCGCTGCTCGGGCTAACTGGGATGGCGCAGCGCATTCCGCATGACCATGTTGCCCGCGCGCTGATCGATGCCGGGATCGACATGCATTTCAGCGGCCATCTGCATGTCAACGACACCGCGCAATATCGCAGCGGCGAACGGTTCCTCACCAATATCGCCATGCCCTCGCTCGTCGCCTTTCCCGGTGCCTACAAAGTGCTTGATATCGGCGAAGAGACGTTTCGCATCGAGACGGTGGGGATCGAGGCGATGCCGCTCGCCGATGACCTGCGCCAGGCCTACCGGCTCGAGGTGCTGCCGTCGCGTCTGGAGGCCGGCGGCATGCTCGATGCCGGGGACTACGGGGGTTTCCTCTTCGAACATATCGGCCATCTGGTTGGACGGCGTTATCTCAAGCGGGAATGGCCAAAAGAGATTGCGGCGCTGATCCGCAGTCTCGACCTTGCCGATCTGGCAATATTGGCGCTGATCGCAGAGCCGGTTGCCGCCGGCGATGCGATGGCGGCCATCGCTGCTGTGCGTGACGACAAAGGCCTGCAGCAAAGGCTGGTGGCGCGTTTGACCAAGGCAGAGACCGGCGCGCTGCACGGCATTTCCGCTCTGAATTTTCTGGCGGACTGGTACCGGCTGCGGATGGGGAGCGAACTGGCATTGGGCTGGATCGGCGCGGACAAGATCGCAGCCTATCAGGCGGTCGCGCACCTGTTTGCCGATCGCGGCGGCGATCAGCCGGGCGCAGTGCAGGCGCAGTTCGCGCTGATCTTCCGGATGTTGACGAACTACATGACCGGTCTGCCGTCGGGCAATTTCAGCATCAGCCGGACAAACGGCGCGATCGAAGCGGATCGGTCGGCGCTCTAA
- a CDS encoding cyclic nucleotide-binding domain-containing protein — protein sequence MLLKDEVQMLRRVPLFSNVEPGKLKLLAFTSDRVSYDPGEALFHQGDTGDAAYVVLAGKADILVDSSTGPVKIAEVETNSIVGEIAILCDVSRTATVQTTTAVEALRIRKDHFLKLLTDFPEITIEIMRVLADRLSHTTSELSEARSRARKAD from the coding sequence ATGCTGTTGAAGGATGAAGTTCAAATGCTGCGGCGGGTGCCGCTGTTTTCGAATGTCGAACCCGGCAAGCTGAAGCTTCTCGCGTTCACGTCCGACCGCGTGAGCTACGATCCCGGCGAAGCGCTCTTCCATCAGGGGGATACCGGTGATGCGGCCTATGTTGTCCTGGCCGGCAAGGCGGATATCCTCGTCGATTCCTCGACCGGCCCGGTCAAGATCGCCGAAGTCGAAACCAATTCGATCGTCGGCGAAATCGCCATCCTCTGCGATGTCTCGCGAACCGCAACCGTACAGACGACAACGGCCGTGGAAGCCCTGCGCATCCGCAAGGACCACTTCCTCAAGCTGCTGACGGATTTTCCCGAGATCACCATCGAGATCATGCGCGTGCTGGCCGATCGCCTTAGCCACACGACGAGCGAACTGTCGGAAGCCCGCAGCCGCGCCCGCAAGGCCGATTAG
- a CDS encoding ABC transporter transmembrane domain-containing protein, which yields MEKSIARYIWTHTRGQQLWILLVVAVSMIPYFLSFDLPKQIVNGPIQGEGFDQPGATQTFMDLSFSLPWIGEISLFGGLELTRTQTLFALSMVFLLLVIINGLFKFYINTYKGRLGERLLRRIRFELVDRILRFPPGQFKRMKGAEVSSMVKDEVEPLGGFTGDAFVQPALLGGQALTALFFIFMQNTWLGLIAAVMVGVQAIIIPRMRRRLLVLGRERQITARELAGRVSEIVDGIGTIHAYDTSNYERADIASRLGRIFKIRYDLYQWKFLVKFINNFLAQLTPFLFYCIGGYLALQGRLDIGQLIAVISAYKDLPGPLKDLIDWDQTRQDVQVKYIQVVEQFSVDKTIDPAIQTMAITNAGAMKHPLAAVNLSVADDSGAKLLERVSVQIHPGETVAIVGGAAGGGDMLAEAFARLTWPESGKVTAGGDDLLELPESVTGRAISYVSSDAYFFYGTLRDNLLYGLKHAPMKEATYEGTGATHRKWQINEAKLAGNPDYDVNSDWIDYDAANATNRDDLFAPVLSVLDTVQLSKDILDLALRSTVSPGDHPGLAEGIVEMRHALRSELEEAGLSSLVVSFEPGAYNTEATVGENLLFGTATGPALIGKAIGKNAYFRSVVGRSGLDRILFDMGYSIAENAVELFADLPPDHPFFQQLTFMTADDIPDYQLLLQKLKGKGFDAASEDDRGQIIRLSFRYVEPRHRFGLLTEELMAKIVDVRRQFHDGLPDTMRGDIERYDPEHYLASASLMDNILFGRISHKHTDGSKRIRSIVSSLLNSLGLLERVIAIGLDFNLGAGGKRLTAVQRQKLNLARALVRKSEYYIFNRPLPGLDHRLQDEIVRDVLKLVRRDGRNPAVIWVLSNTALSSLFDRVLVFDRGLLVEEGTHAALVENNGIFKELVSS from the coding sequence ATGGAAAAAAGCATAGCGCGCTACATCTGGACGCACACGAGAGGCCAGCAGCTCTGGATCCTCCTGGTCGTCGCCGTCTCGATGATCCCCTATTTCCTGTCGTTCGACCTGCCCAAGCAGATCGTCAACGGGCCAATCCAGGGCGAGGGCTTCGATCAGCCCGGCGCCACCCAGACCTTCATGGACCTCAGTTTCTCGCTGCCATGGATTGGAGAGATCTCGCTGTTTGGCGGGCTCGAGCTGACCCGCACGCAGACCCTGTTTGCGCTCAGCATGGTCTTCCTGCTGCTGGTCATCATCAACGGCCTCTTCAAGTTCTATATCAACACCTACAAGGGCCGTCTCGGCGAGCGGCTTTTGCGCCGCATCCGCTTCGAACTCGTCGACCGCATCCTGCGTTTCCCGCCCGGCCAGTTCAAGCGCATGAAGGGCGCCGAAGTGTCCAGCATGGTCAAGGATGAAGTCGAGCCTCTCGGCGGCTTCACCGGCGATGCCTTCGTCCAGCCGGCGCTGCTCGGCGGCCAGGCGCTGACCGCCCTGTTCTTCATTTTCATGCAGAATACCTGGCTCGGGCTGATCGCCGCCGTCATGGTCGGCGTGCAGGCAATTATCATTCCGCGCATGCGCCGCCGCCTTCTGGTGCTTGGCCGCGAGCGTCAGATCACCGCGCGCGAACTCGCCGGCCGGGTCAGCGAGATCGTCGATGGTATCGGCACCATCCATGCCTATGATACGTCCAATTACGAGCGCGCCGACATTGCATCTCGCCTCGGCCGCATCTTCAAGATCCGCTATGATCTCTACCAGTGGAAATTCCTGGTCAAGTTCATCAACAACTTCCTCGCCCAGCTGACGCCGTTCCTGTTTTATTGCATCGGCGGCTATCTGGCGCTGCAGGGCCGTCTCGACATCGGTCAGCTGATCGCCGTCATCAGCGCCTACAAGGACCTGCCAGGCCCGTTGAAAGACCTGATCGACTGGGACCAGACCCGCCAGGACGTCCAGGTGAAATATATCCAGGTCGTCGAGCAGTTCAGCGTCGACAAGACCATCGACCCGGCCATTCAGACAATGGCCATCACGAATGCCGGCGCGATGAAACATCCGCTGGCAGCCGTCAACCTGTCGGTCGCAGACGATAGCGGCGCCAAGCTGCTTGAGCGCGTGTCGGTGCAGATCCATCCCGGTGAAACCGTTGCCATCGTCGGCGGCGCTGCCGGCGGCGGCGATATGCTGGCGGAAGCGTTTGCGCGTCTCACCTGGCCGGAAAGCGGCAAGGTGACGGCAGGCGGCGACGATCTCCTGGAACTGCCGGAATCAGTGACCGGACGGGCGATCTCCTACGTCTCCTCCGATGCCTATTTCTTCTATGGCACCTTGCGCGACAACCTTCTCTACGGCCTCAAACATGCGCCGATGAAGGAAGCCACCTACGAGGGCACCGGCGCCACCCATCGCAAATGGCAGATCAACGAGGCGAAACTGGCCGGAAACCCGGACTATGACGTCAACAGCGACTGGATCGATTACGACGCCGCCAATGCGACCAACCGCGACGATCTCTTCGCGCCGGTTCTCTCGGTGCTCGATACGGTGCAGCTGTCGAAGGACATTCTTGATCTCGCCCTGCGCAGCACCGTGTCTCCCGGCGATCACCCCGGCCTTGCCGAGGGCATTGTCGAGATGCGCCACGCGCTTCGCTCGGAATTGGAAGAGGCGGGGCTGAGCAGCCTTGTCGTGTCTTTCGAGCCCGGCGCCTACAATACCGAGGCAACCGTCGGCGAAAACCTGTTGTTCGGCACGGCCACCGGCCCCGCTTTGATCGGCAAGGCCATCGGCAAGAACGCCTATTTCCGCTCCGTCGTCGGCCGCTCCGGTCTCGACCGCATCCTGTTCGACATGGGCTACAGCATCGCCGAAAACGCGGTCGAGCTGTTTGCCGATCTGCCGCCGGATCATCCGTTCTTCCAGCAGCTCACCTTCATGACGGCGGACGATATTCCCGACTATCAGCTGCTGCTGCAGAAGCTGAAGGGCAAGGGTTTCGACGCCGCATCCGAGGATGACCGCGGCCAGATCATCCGGCTGAGCTTCCGCTATGTCGAGCCCCGACATCGTTTCGGTCTCCTGACCGAGGAGCTGATGGCCAAGATCGTCGATGTGCGCCGCCAGTTCCATGACGGCCTGCCCGATACGATGCGCGGCGACATCGAGCGCTACGATCCGGAACATTACCTGGCATCGGCAAGCCTGATGGACAACATCCTGTTTGGCCGCATCAGCCATAAGCATACCGATGGCTCCAAGCGCATCCGCTCCATCGTCAGCTCGCTGTTGAATTCGCTCGGGCTTCTTGAGCGCGTCATCGCCATCGGCCTCGATTTCAATCTCGGCGCCGGCGGCAAGCGCCTGACGGCGGTGCAGCGGCAAAAGCTCAATCTGGCGCGGGCGCTGGTGCGCAAGTCGGAATATTACATCTTCAACCGGCCCCTGCCCGGCCTCGACCATCGCCTCCAGGACGAGATCGTCCGCGATGTGCTGAAGCTGGTGCGCCGCGACGGCCGCAATCCGGCCGTGATCTGGGTCCTGTCGAACACGGCTCTGTCCAGTCTGTTCGACCGCGTGCTCGTCTTCGACCGCGGTTTGCTGGTGGAAGAAGGAACGCATGCAGCGCTGGTTGAGAATAACGGTATCTTTAAGGAGCTTGTGTCATCATAA
- a CDS encoding methyltransferase domain-containing protein — protein MMKTTRPNEANTTDWHESAFDIIRGLSAYTGSSLIEGLAKVIAKYPDADLGTAFNHKQVGSKIWAREKLFESLGGKFKHIVLLGGWYGVLPAMCFDDGRFDIGLLESIDIDPEVAGIARTLNAHAGERFRAMTQDMYALDYVTCGADLVINTSCEHIADLPGWLSLLPRKTQVLLQSNDYFAEPTHINCVPSLEAFQDQVALSHVAFAGALKMKNYTRFMVIGTV, from the coding sequence ATGATGAAAACTACCCGACCAAACGAAGCAAACACAACAGATTGGCACGAAAGTGCCTTCGATATCATCCGCGGTCTATCCGCCTATACGGGAAGCTCTCTGATCGAAGGCCTTGCGAAAGTGATCGCCAAATATCCGGATGCGGACCTCGGCACGGCCTTCAACCACAAGCAGGTTGGAAGCAAGATATGGGCACGCGAGAAGCTGTTTGAAAGCCTGGGCGGAAAATTTAAACATATCGTCCTGCTCGGCGGCTGGTACGGCGTTCTTCCCGCCATGTGTTTCGATGACGGCCGGTTCGACATCGGTCTCCTGGAGAGCATCGACATCGACCCTGAGGTGGCCGGGATCGCCCGGACGCTGAATGCTCATGCGGGCGAGCGTTTCCGGGCGATGACGCAGGATATGTATGCGCTCGACTATGTCACGTGCGGTGCCGACCTCGTCATCAATACCAGCTGCGAGCATATTGCCGATCTGCCGGGCTGGCTGTCGCTGCTGCCGCGTAAAACGCAGGTTCTGCTGCAGTCGAACGACTATTTCGCCGAGCCGACCCATATCAACTGCGTGCCGTCGCTGGAGGCTTTCCAGGACCAGGTCGCGCTTAGCCATGTGGCCTTTGCCGGCGCGCTGAAGATGAAGAACTATACCCGCTTCATGGTGATCGGCACGGTCTGA